The following are encoded together in the Corticium candelabrum chromosome 1, ooCorCand1.1, whole genome shotgun sequence genome:
- the LOC134186394 gene encoding serine/threonine-protein kinase NLK2-like — translation MATLPPPAVSQWEVTACHTPRRVLPTHPTLSSPIVESEKPVGFGSFGVVWEVTNPRDGRRVALKRMTNVFDSVAAARRVVRELKMLFFLKHDNVLAALDVVKPSSLYFTEVHVLFELMMSDLHKVIYSSLFLTDSHIKIFLYQILRGMKYLHSTGILHRDLKPGNLLVHKDCSLKICDFGLARMAASDASTAMTQEVVTLYYRAPEILAGCPHYDSAIDMWSIGCIFAELLGRAVLFHASSPITQLDEITDLLGTPTLTELHCACEAARMHISKQNKQSQLNNLNNLSSNATHEAVHLLCQFLIFDPKKRISCFDALSHPYLDEGRQYYHTMLCTCCHVRNGIRVYSRDLEPSSPHLFNSLYEDSVMYVSSLQHILRQFISQVNPEKPPLYINPAAAVLPSFFRTRPGRAPETS, via the exons ATGGCAACTCTTCCTCCTCCTGCTGTATCTCAGTGGGAGGTGACTGCTTGTCATACACCTCGCCGTGTGCTTCCTACCCATCCTACCCTCTCCTCTCCTATCGTTGAAAGTGAGAAACCCGTTGGATTCGGCTCGTTTGGTGTCGTCTG GGAAGTGACAAACCCGCGGGATGGGCGTCGCGTGGCGCTCAAACGCATGACGAACGTCTTTGATAGCGTCGCTGCGGCCAGGCGTGTTGTTCGTGAGCTGAAGATGCTTTTCTTTCTGAAGCATGACAAC GTGTTGGCCGCGCTTGATGTTGTGAAACCTTCGTCTCTCTATTTCACTGAAGT TCACGTGTTATTTGAATTGATGATGTCAGATCTCCACAAAGTCATATATTCCTCTTTATTTCTCACAGACTCACACATCAAAATTTTTCTCTATCAGATCTTGCGAG GCATGAAGTACTTGCACTCAACCGGTATCCTCCATCGTGACTTGAAACCAGGAAATCTCCTCGTCCATAAGGATTGCTCTCTGAAG ATCTGTGATTTTGGTTTGGCTCGTATGGCTGCATCTGATGCATCGACTGCCATGACACAAGAAGTCGTCACTCTGTATTATCGAGCCCCTGAGATACTAGCCGGCTGCCCACATTACGACTCTGCCATCGACATGTGGTCAATCGGATGTATATTCGCAGAGTTACTCGGCCGTGCCGTTCTCTTCCACGCGTCGAGTCCGATCACTCAGCTAGACGAGATCACAGACCTTCTAGGAACTCCGACTCTCACAGAACTGCATTGTGCGTGTGAGGCAGCTCGTATGCACATCTCgaagcaaaacaagcaaagccaACTGAACAATCTCAACAATCTCTCATCGAACGCGACACACGAAGCCGTTCATCTTCTCTGCCAGTTTCTCATCTTTGACCCTAAGAAAAGAATCTCGTGTTTCGACGCTCTCTCGCATCCGTATCTCGATGAAGGGCGGCAGTACTACCACACGATGCTCTGCACGTGTTGCCACGTGAGGAACGGCATACGTGTGTACAGCCGCGATCTCGAACCGTCGAGCCCTCATCTTTTCAACTCGTTGTACGAAGACAGTGTGATGTACGTGTCCAGTTTACAACACATTCTTCGACAGTTCATCTCACAAGTCAATCCGGAAAAGCCGCCACTTTATATCAACCCGGCGGCGGCCGTTTTGCCAAGTTTCTTCCGGACTCGTCCTGGACGAGCGCCCGAAACTTCATAG